One Natrinema longum genomic window carries:
- a CDS encoding HVO_0649 family zinc finger protein, translating to MSVHRSPFEQLREKFDDSELRCPACGYVDTDGGWRVTASGSRVRYQFVCPTCDAVETRELRLE from the coding sequence ATGTCAGTACATAGATCGCCGTTCGAGCAACTTCGAGAGAAGTTCGACGATTCGGAGCTTCGCTGCCCGGCGTGTGGGTACGTCGACACTGACGGCGGCTGGCGCGTCACTGCATCGGGCAGTCGGGTCCGATACCAGTTCGTCTGCCCGACCTGCGACGCCGTCGAGACGAGGGAACTTCGCCTCGAGTGA
- a CDS encoding bacterio-opsin activator domain-containing protein — MDDVDTKRGGTIGDASGAVRALEHVVDPVVAVAGGTITYANEAARDAFDLGDADRDAATALGTHWDRLHTMIDETTVGTARKVDFDDAGRVRIHRGANGATITFDGGVAEAESDTDESPPTTGVSDRLVKDRALEEAPVGITISDPDLEDNPLVYVNAAYEEMTGYEFDEVVGRNCRFLQGPDSDEGAIAEMAAAIDEDRPVTVELKNYRKDGTEFWNEVTIAPVRDEDGRVTNYVGFQNDVSARKEAEIALEKRTEELEYILDRVEGLIQDVTSVVAGSTDRSELEAEVCARIAAEEAYEGAWIGEHNPATGTIDVRSSAGVSPEGLPADGDHPVARTLSTNDRTVETVGGTTHAAFPLSYNGIEYGVLTVCMDRSRPVDDRETVILSALARAVASGVNARETSRMLATDAVVAVELDLTDRTLPPVALSADADCRLEYRRSVHRTGDETASLFTATGASADEIVAAVDGLSDVDCSIIVERDEECLIELTGADDFVGWLSERGVRTEAIESESGRARVTLEIPRSANVRSVVEAIEDRYAGTDVLSFRQRERDPETRQEFAARLEEALTDRQFGALQRAYLGGYFEWPRPTTGEELAQSMGVSRPTFHEHLRTAEAKLCQAFLGDT; from the coding sequence ATGGACGATGTCGACACGAAACGTGGTGGCACCATCGGGGACGCTTCGGGGGCGGTCCGGGCCCTCGAGCACGTCGTCGATCCGGTCGTGGCGGTTGCCGGGGGAACGATCACGTACGCGAACGAAGCCGCCCGGGACGCGTTCGACCTCGGCGACGCTGATCGGGATGCGGCAACCGCACTCGGCACGCACTGGGACCGGCTCCACACGATGATCGACGAAACGACGGTCGGTACCGCCCGGAAGGTCGACTTCGACGACGCCGGACGCGTCCGTATTCATCGAGGGGCAAACGGCGCAACGATCACGTTCGATGGCGGCGTGGCCGAAGCCGAGAGCGATACCGACGAGTCGCCCCCGACGACGGGCGTAAGCGATCGGCTGGTCAAGGATCGCGCGCTCGAGGAGGCACCCGTCGGGATCACTATTTCGGACCCGGACCTCGAGGACAACCCGCTCGTGTACGTCAACGCCGCCTACGAGGAGATGACCGGCTACGAGTTCGACGAGGTCGTGGGCCGGAACTGTCGGTTCCTGCAGGGACCGGACTCCGACGAGGGGGCCATCGCCGAGATGGCGGCAGCGATCGACGAGGATCGGCCGGTTACCGTCGAACTCAAGAACTACCGCAAGGACGGCACCGAATTCTGGAACGAAGTGACGATCGCCCCCGTTCGAGACGAAGACGGTCGCGTGACCAACTACGTCGGGTTCCAGAACGATGTGAGCGCGCGCAAGGAGGCCGAAATCGCCCTCGAGAAACGGACCGAAGAGCTCGAGTACATCCTCGATCGCGTCGAAGGGCTGATCCAGGACGTCACCTCCGTCGTCGCCGGCTCCACCGACCGCTCGGAACTCGAGGCCGAAGTCTGTGCCCGGATCGCCGCCGAAGAGGCCTACGAGGGGGCCTGGATCGGCGAACACAATCCTGCGACCGGCACGATAGACGTCCGCTCGAGTGCGGGCGTCTCACCCGAGGGGCTGCCGGCCGACGGGGACCACCCGGTCGCACGAACGCTGTCGACGAACGACCGCACCGTCGAGACGGTCGGTGGGACGACTCACGCCGCGTTTCCGCTGTCGTACAACGGAATCGAGTACGGCGTGTTGACGGTCTGTATGGATCGCAGCCGTCCAGTCGACGACCGGGAGACCGTCATCCTCTCCGCGCTCGCCCGCGCGGTCGCCAGCGGAGTCAACGCCCGTGAAACGAGCCGAATGCTCGCAACGGACGCGGTCGTCGCCGTCGAACTCGACCTGACGGATCGCACCCTACCACCGGTCGCGCTTTCGGCCGACGCCGACTGTCGGCTGGAGTACCGCCGTTCGGTCCACCGAACCGGCGACGAGACGGCGTCGCTGTTTACCGCCACCGGCGCGAGCGCCGACGAGATCGTCGCTGCCGTCGACGGACTGTCCGACGTCGACTGCAGCATCATCGTCGAGCGTGACGAGGAGTGTCTGATCGAACTGACCGGTGCCGACGACTTCGTCGGCTGGCTCTCCGAGCGCGGCGTCCGCACGGAAGCCATCGAGAGCGAGAGCGGCCGAGCGCGCGTCACCCTGGAGATCCCCCGCTCGGCGAACGTTCGCTCGGTCGTCGAGGCGATCGAAGACCGGTATGCGGGAACCGACGTCCTCTCGTTCCGACAGCGCGAGCGCGACCCCGAAACCCGCCAGGAGTTCGCCGCTCGCCTCGAGGAGGCGCTGACCGACCGCCAGTTCGGCGCGTTACAGCGAGCCTATCTCGGCGGCTACTTCGAGTGGCCCCGACCGACGACCGGTGAGGAGCTCGCCCAGTCGATGGGCGTCTCGCGGCCAACCTTCCACGAGCACCTGCGGACGGCCGAGGCGAAACTGTGTCAGGCATTCCTGGGGGACACCTGA
- a CDS encoding DUF1328 family protein, translating to MLTLATPLQAGGGFLYWAIIFFVLAIVAAAVGARGVAGISMEIARIFVLIFIILAVVALLL from the coding sequence ATGCTTACGCTTGCAACTCCGCTTCAGGCCGGCGGCGGGTTTCTGTACTGGGCGATCATCTTTTTCGTCCTCGCAATCGTTGCCGCTGCCGTGGGTGCCCGCGGCGTCGCCGGGATCTCGATGGAGATCGCGCGGATCTTCGTGTTGATCTTTATCATCCTCGCGGTGGTCGCACTCCTCCTGTAG
- a CDS encoding aldehyde ferredoxin oxidoreductase family protein — protein MTELGGFQDRVARIDLSDGEVAYESIDDEDAKKYIGARGLGVKYVFDQGPDVDPLGPDNLLAFMNGPLSGTQVTMSGRIAVCTKSPLTGTVTDSHHGGWSGARLKWAGFDGLCFEGQADDPVYAVVEDGEVELRDASHLWGNGFHETRDAIEDEVEGSYGKNLSIMGIGPGGENGVKYACIMNEDDRASGRGGTGCVMGSKNLKAVVVKSTTKMPKPADSETFKEGHQQAMQAITESEVTAPNEGGLSMYGTNVLMNIGEEMDGLPTKNGKYTSTKSMREAEGVDIDAERVSGENVRENILVDEPTCHSCPVACKKEVEVTAMHKGEEMNVRTESYEYESAYALGPNSGHTDRDKIALMLERCNDMGLDTIDAGNMMAMAMEMTEEGKLEGVGELEWGDTETMIDMIERIARREDEFADLLAEGPRRVADRKDAHENSLAVKGQTIAAYDPRCMKGMGIGYATSNRGACHLRGYTPAAEILGVPEKVDPYEYEGKGELTAQFQDLHAISDSFDICKFNAFAEGIEEYVLQYNGMTGRDVTEEELLEAGERVYNLERYYNNLNGFDGADDSLPARFLEDGIRGQGASEGEYCELDEMKAEYYEHRGWVDGVVPDEKLDDLGIDIGPGTGVSADDGAAAAPSDD, from the coding sequence ATGACTGAACTCGGCGGATTTCAAGACAGGGTCGCCCGCATCGATCTCTCGGACGGGGAGGTCGCCTACGAGTCGATCGACGACGAGGACGCGAAGAAGTATATCGGTGCGCGGGGGCTGGGGGTAAAGTACGTTTTCGATCAAGGACCGGACGTCGATCCGCTCGGACCCGACAACCTGCTCGCGTTCATGAACGGGCCGCTGTCGGGCACACAGGTCACCATGAGCGGCCGGATCGCCGTCTGTACGAAGTCGCCGTTGACCGGCACCGTCACCGACAGCCACCACGGCGGCTGGTCGGGAGCCCGACTCAAGTGGGCCGGCTTCGACGGCCTCTGCTTCGAAGGGCAGGCCGACGACCCGGTCTACGCCGTCGTCGAGGACGGCGAGGTCGAACTTCGGGACGCATCCCACCTCTGGGGGAACGGCTTTCACGAGACGCGGGACGCGATCGAAGACGAAGTCGAGGGCTCCTACGGGAAGAATCTCAGTATCATGGGGATCGGCCCCGGCGGCGAGAACGGGGTCAAATACGCCTGCATCATGAACGAGGACGATCGCGCCTCCGGCCGGGGCGGGACCGGCTGTGTGATGGGGTCGAAGAACCTCAAAGCGGTCGTCGTCAAATCCACGACCAAGATGCCGAAACCGGCCGATTCGGAGACCTTCAAGGAAGGTCACCAGCAGGCGATGCAGGCTATCACGGAGTCGGAGGTCACCGCACCCAACGAGGGCGGGCTCTCGATGTACGGCACGAACGTCCTGATGAACATCGGCGAGGAGATGGACGGCCTCCCGACGAAGAACGGGAAATACACGTCGACGAAGAGCATGCGCGAGGCCGAAGGCGTCGACATCGACGCCGAGCGGGTCTCCGGTGAGAACGTCCGCGAGAACATCCTCGTCGACGAGCCGACCTGTCACTCCTGTCCGGTCGCCTGCAAGAAGGAAGTCGAAGTGACGGCGATGCACAAAGGCGAGGAGATGAACGTCCGGACCGAATCCTACGAGTACGAATCGGCCTACGCCCTCGGCCCCAACTCCGGCCACACCGACCGCGACAAGATCGCCCTCATGCTCGAGCGCTGTAACGACATGGGCCTCGACACCATCGACGCCGGCAACATGATGGCGATGGCCATGGAGATGACCGAGGAGGGCAAACTCGAGGGCGTCGGCGAACTCGAGTGGGGCGACACCGAGACGATGATCGACATGATCGAGCGGATCGCCCGCCGCGAGGACGAGTTCGCGGATCTGCTGGCCGAGGGGCCACGCCGGGTCGCCGACCGGAAAGACGCCCACGAAAACTCGCTTGCGGTCAAAGGCCAGACGATCGCCGCCTACGACCCGCGCTGTATGAAAGGCATGGGCATCGGCTACGCCACTTCGAACCGCGGTGCCTGTCACCTGCGTGGGTACACGCCCGCCGCGGAGATCCTCGGCGTTCCCGAGAAGGTCGACCCCTACGAGTACGAGGGCAAAGGCGAACTCACCGCCCAATTCCAGGACCTCCACGCCATCAGCGACTCGTTCGACATCTGCAAGTTCAACGCCTTCGCCGAAGGCATCGAGGAGTACGTCCTGCAGTACAACGGCATGACCGGCCGCGACGTCACCGAGGAAGAACTCCTCGAGGCCGGCGAACGCGTCTACAACCTCGAGCGATACTACAACAACCTCAACGGCTTCGACGGGGCTGACGACTCGCTGCCAGCGCGCTTCCTCGAGGACGGCATCCGCGGCCAGGGTGCCAGCGAGGGTGAGTACTGCGAACTCGACGAGATGAAGGCGGAGTACTACGAGCACCGCGGCTGGGTCGACGGCGTCGTCCCGGACGAGAAACTCGACGACCTCGGAATCGACATCGGGCCGGGCACGGGCGTCAGTGCCGACGATGGTGCTGCAGCAGCACCCAGCGACGACTGA
- a CDS encoding ribonuclease J: protein MEIEIATIGGYEEVGRQMTAVRAGDDIVIFDMGLNLSKVLIHDNIRTEGMHSLDLIDMGAIPDDRVMSDLEGDVKAIVPTHGHLDHIGAISKLAHRYDAPIVATPFTLELVKGELEEEGKFNTENDLVKMDAGETMSIGDSGAVELEFVNVTHSIIQAINPVLHTPEGAVVYGLDKRMDHTPVIGDPIDMERFREIGREGNGVLCYIEDCTNANKKGRTPSENVAREHLRDVLYSMEDYDGGIVATTFSSHIARVKSLIEFARDIDRTPILLGRSMETYSGTAKQIGVDFPSDVEMVGYRQSIEQTFERIMNEGKENFLPVVTGHQGEPRATLTRMGRGETPYELEDGDKVVFSARVIPEPTNEGQRYQAEKLLRMQGARIYDDVHVSGHLCQEGHYEMLDALQPEHVIPAHQNMSGFSGYVDLASNQGYKLGRDLHVTSNGNVIQLV from the coding sequence ATGGAAATTGAAATTGCAACGATTGGCGGTTACGAGGAAGTCGGCCGACAGATGACGGCTGTCCGCGCCGGTGACGACATCGTGATCTTCGACATGGGACTGAACCTGTCGAAGGTCCTGATCCACGACAACATCCGAACCGAAGGCATGCACAGCCTCGACCTGATCGATATGGGAGCCATTCCCGACGACCGGGTCATGAGCGACCTCGAAGGTGACGTCAAAGCGATCGTCCCCACTCACGGCCACCTCGACCACATCGGTGCGATCAGCAAACTCGCACACCGATACGACGCACCCATCGTCGCGACGCCGTTCACCCTCGAACTGGTCAAGGGAGAACTCGAGGAGGAAGGGAAATTCAATACCGAAAACGACCTCGTCAAGATGGACGCCGGCGAAACAATGTCGATCGGCGACTCCGGCGCAGTCGAACTCGAGTTCGTCAACGTCACCCACTCGATCATTCAGGCAATCAACCCGGTCCTCCACACGCCCGAAGGCGCGGTCGTCTACGGGCTCGACAAACGGATGGACCACACGCCAGTCATCGGCGATCCGATCGATATGGAGCGGTTCCGCGAGATCGGCCGCGAGGGCAACGGCGTCCTCTGTTACATCGAGGACTGTACCAACGCGAACAAGAAGGGCCGAACGCCCTCGGAAAACGTCGCCCGCGAACACCTCCGGGACGTCCTCTACAGCATGGAGGACTACGACGGCGGCATCGTCGCCACCACCTTCTCGAGTCACATCGCCCGCGTGAAATCGCTGATCGAATTCGCTCGCGACATCGATCGCACGCCGATCCTGCTCGGCCGCTCGATGGAGACCTACTCCGGTACCGCAAAACAGATCGGGGTCGACTTCCCCTCCGACGTCGAGATGGTCGGCTACCGTCAATCCATCGAACAGACCTTCGAGCGAATCATGAACGAAGGCAAGGAGAACTTCCTCCCCGTCGTCACCGGCCATCAAGGTGAGCCTCGAGCAACGCTCACACGGATGGGTCGTGGCGAAACCCCCTACGAACTCGAGGACGGTGACAAGGTCGTCTTCTCCGCTCGCGTCATTCCGGAGCCGACGAACGAGGGGCAGCGCTACCAGGCCGAAAAGCTACTCCGCATGCAGGGCGCGCGGATCTACGACGACGTCCACGTCTCTGGTCACCTCTGTCAGGAGGGCCACTACGAGATGCTCGATGCACTGCAACCCGAGCACGTCATCCCGGCTCACCAGAACATGAGCGGCTTTTCGGGATACGTCGATCTGGCCTCCAATCAAGGGTACAAACTCGGACGCGATCTCCACGTGACCTCGAACGGAAACGTCATCCAGTTAGTATAG
- a CDS encoding winged helix-turn-helix domain-containing protein — protein MVRDPFASESTTSAEEICAALDDPDCREIIRNLEEPMTAAELSKQCEIPQSTLYRKLELLTEATLLEESTEIRQDGHHASKYSVAFDEITLGLDEDRSLSVQIERPARTADERLAELWSEVRKET, from the coding sequence ATGGTCCGGGACCCGTTCGCTTCGGAGTCGACGACGTCCGCGGAGGAAATCTGCGCTGCGTTGGACGATCCCGACTGCCGTGAGATTATTCGCAATCTCGAGGAACCCATGACTGCTGCCGAGCTATCGAAGCAGTGTGAGATCCCCCAGTCGACGCTGTACCGCAAGCTCGAGTTGTTGACCGAGGCGACGCTCCTCGAGGAGTCGACGGAGATTCGACAGGACGGGCATCACGCGAGCAAGTACTCGGTCGCGTTCGACGAGATTACGCTCGGGTTAGACGAGGATCGATCGCTGTCAGTCCAGATCGAGCGGCCGGCCCGGACCGCCGACGAACGGCTCGCAGAACTGTGGTCGGAGGTACGAAAGGAAACATGA
- a CDS encoding DUF7521 family protein, giving the protein MNALPAGPTEMTLALTVVKTLVLVVGGFITYFAFKAYRRTRQRALGYLAAGFGLVTLGLVLAGMLYELLGVLLITGILLESLLVLAGFLVIAYSLYVQ; this is encoded by the coding sequence ATGAACGCGCTTCCAGCCGGTCCGACGGAGATGACACTCGCGCTGACGGTCGTCAAGACGCTCGTGCTCGTGGTGGGTGGGTTCATCACGTATTTCGCGTTCAAGGCGTATCGTCGGACCCGACAGCGGGCATTGGGCTATCTCGCTGCCGGCTTCGGTCTGGTCACGCTCGGGTTAGTACTCGCCGGTATGTTGTACGAGCTGCTCGGCGTCCTCCTCATAACGGGAATTTTACTCGAAAGTCTGCTCGTTTTGGCTGGCTTTCTCGTGATCGCATATTCGCTGTACGTTCAGTAG
- a CDS encoding HVO_0476 family zinc finger protein — MSELPDRVPTPCPSCSPDLETVHEVLTDGGGTLTVRCSECSHVHKIQPDRESEVTLDVVVSQGGESFTANVTTPEDETIEVGDEFILETEEVLSTVRVTSLELGGQKRVEEAPADEVETVWTREVDNVGVNVTVHPQDGSREDSRSITVHVPGDYEFEVGAVESFGDDEFEIDAFVVRGDADGYRRDRFDMEGDTAFAKDVKRVYAYDEQSSAWSAW; from the coding sequence ATGAGCGAACTACCGGATCGGGTTCCGACGCCCTGTCCTTCGTGCTCGCCGGACCTCGAGACGGTCCACGAGGTACTCACGGACGGCGGCGGTACCCTCACCGTTCGGTGCAGCGAGTGTAGTCACGTCCACAAGATCCAACCCGACCGCGAGAGCGAAGTCACGCTCGACGTCGTCGTCTCCCAGGGCGGAGAATCGTTCACGGCGAACGTCACCACGCCCGAGGACGAGACCATCGAGGTCGGCGACGAGTTCATCCTCGAGACCGAGGAAGTCCTCTCGACGGTTCGCGTGACGAGTCTCGAACTCGGCGGGCAAAAACGAGTCGAGGAAGCGCCTGCCGACGAGGTCGAGACCGTCTGGACCCGCGAGGTCGACAACGTCGGGGTCAACGTGACCGTCCATCCACAGGACGGGTCACGGGAGGACAGTCGGAGCATCACGGTCCACGTTCCCGGCGACTACGAGTTCGAGGTCGGTGCGGTCGAATCCTTCGGCGACGACGAGTTCGAGATCGACGCCTTCGTCGTCCGCGGCGACGCCGACGGCTACCGGCGGGATCGGTTCGATATGGAGGGCGATACTGCCTTCGCGAAGGACGTCAAGCGCGTCTACGCCTACGACGAACAGAGCAGCGCCTGGTCCGCCTGGTAA
- a CDS encoding LURP-one-related/scramblase family protein — MSGTKGYDIRGIELTDDRYTVEQGLVRNKYKALDVDGNVVLRGKQKMLKMKEEFPFVDADGNEVFTVKAGGIIDVAGNYVLSDAETGENLVILDNDYSLLQDTWKIRDATTEAKLAEINSRGAMVTLARNIVPFGGWIPHKYEITDQEGAHVGSIDGQFSLRDRYEITIDDASTVPKEPIVAAAMVIDAIQGN; from the coding sequence ATGAGCGGAACGAAGGGATACGACATTCGGGGGATAGAGCTCACGGACGACCGATACACTGTCGAGCAGGGACTCGTTCGGAACAAGTACAAAGCGCTCGACGTCGACGGGAACGTCGTTCTCAGGGGTAAACAGAAGATGCTCAAGATGAAAGAGGAGTTTCCGTTCGTCGACGCCGACGGCAACGAGGTGTTCACGGTGAAAGCCGGCGGCATCATCGACGTCGCAGGGAACTACGTGCTTTCAGACGCCGAGACCGGCGAGAATCTCGTTATCCTGGATAACGACTACTCGCTGCTTCAGGACACCTGGAAGATCCGCGATGCGACCACGGAGGCGAAACTGGCCGAAATCAACTCCCGTGGTGCGATGGTGACGCTGGCCCGGAACATCGTTCCGTTCGGCGGTTGGATCCCCCACAAGTACGAGATCACCGATCAAGAGGGTGCTCACGTCGGCTCCATCGATGGACAGTTCTCGCTGCGGGACCGCTACGAGATCACCATCGACGACGCCAGCACCGTCCCGAAAGAGCCCATCGTTGCAGCGGCGATGGTCATCGACGCGATTCAGGGGAACTAG
- a CDS encoding aminopeptidase, which produces MVALRDAAETAVRQCLGLETGESCAVVTDDEREPIGEAIYEVATEITDDAVLVRYPPGETHGSEPPAPVAAAMAGADVVLAPTTKSLSHTRARTEANEAGARVATLPGITEDVFTTGLDADYESIAAHCEAVREQVADADEIRVTTDAGTDITFDVGGRDWFSDTGIVHEPGQMSNLPAGEVFISPTTADGTFVVDGTMRPHGLLEEDHRLTFEVEDGLVTHISDDEIRETVETASEAVEDAAYNLAELGIGTNVAVTELVGSVLLDEKAGGTVHIAIGDNAGIGGETEAPIHLDGIVREPTVFADGERVELPQPGDS; this is translated from the coding sequence ATGGTAGCACTTCGAGACGCGGCGGAGACAGCGGTCCGCCAGTGTCTGGGTCTGGAGACGGGAGAGTCGTGTGCGGTCGTTACCGACGACGAGCGCGAACCCATCGGAGAGGCGATCTACGAGGTGGCGACCGAGATCACCGACGACGCCGTGCTCGTCCGCTATCCGCCGGGGGAAACCCACGGTAGCGAGCCGCCGGCACCGGTTGCAGCTGCGATGGCCGGGGCCGACGTGGTGCTCGCGCCGACGACCAAGAGCCTGAGTCACACTCGGGCCCGGACCGAAGCCAACGAGGCCGGCGCGAGGGTCGCGACGCTGCCCGGCATCACCGAGGACGTCTTCACGACCGGCCTCGACGCCGACTACGAGTCCATCGCGGCCCACTGCGAAGCGGTCCGCGAGCAGGTCGCTGACGCCGACGAAATTCGCGTCACTACCGACGCTGGAACTGATATCACCTTCGACGTTGGCGGACGGGACTGGTTCTCGGACACCGGTATCGTCCACGAACCCGGTCAAATGTCGAACCTCCCGGCCGGCGAGGTATTTATCAGTCCCACGACCGCGGACGGAACGTTCGTCGTCGACGGGACGATGCGTCCCCACGGTCTGCTCGAGGAGGATCACCGGCTCACGTTCGAGGTCGAGGACGGCCTCGTCACGCACATCTCCGACGACGAGATCCGAGAGACGGTCGAGACCGCTTCCGAGGCGGTCGAGGACGCCGCGTACAACCTCGCGGAACTCGGTATCGGGACGAACGTGGCAGTCACCGAACTCGTCGGCTCGGTCCTCCTCGACGAAAAGGCCGGTGGTACCGTCCACATCGCGATCGGCGACAACGCGGGCATCGGCGGCGAGACGGAAGCGCCGATCCACCTCGACGGGATCGTTCGGGAGCCGACCGTCTTCGCCGACGGCGAGCGCGTCGAACTTCCCCAGCCGGGCGATTCCTGA
- a CDS encoding type II glyceraldehyde-3-phosphate dehydrogenase has protein sequence MLQVAINGYGTIGKRVADAVRQQPDMEVLGVAKTRPNFEAETAIEKGFALYAAVEEREELFAEAGLEIAGPVEDLVADADVVVDATPSGIGAQNKELYEEYDTPALYQGGEDADLTDVSFNARSNFEDAVDADHVRVVSCNTTGLSRVIAPLREAYGVEKVRATLVRRGGDPGQTSRGPINDILPNPVTIPSHHGPDVETIFPDLDIDTLGMKVPATLMHMHSLNVTLEEEVDAADVRELFADESRLFLIPERMDIDGSGKLKEYALDAGRPRGDIWENCIWEESVSTVGRDCYLFQGIHQESDVVPENVDAIRAVTGAADAEESIETTNETLGIGF, from the coding sequence ATGCTACAGGTCGCCATCAACGGCTACGGCACGATCGGCAAGCGCGTCGCGGACGCCGTCCGGCAACAGCCCGACATGGAGGTACTGGGAGTTGCGAAGACGCGGCCGAACTTCGAGGCCGAAACAGCGATCGAGAAGGGCTTTGCACTCTATGCGGCGGTCGAAGAACGCGAGGAACTGTTCGCCGAGGCCGGCCTCGAGATCGCGGGGCCGGTCGAGGACCTGGTGGCAGACGCCGACGTCGTCGTCGACGCCACGCCGTCGGGGATCGGCGCGCAGAACAAGGAACTCTACGAGGAGTACGACACGCCCGCGCTCTATCAGGGCGGCGAGGACGCCGACCTCACCGACGTGAGCTTCAACGCACGCTCGAACTTCGAGGACGCCGTCGACGCGGACCACGTGCGCGTCGTCTCCTGTAACACGACCGGGCTCTCTCGCGTCATCGCGCCGCTCCGGGAGGCGTACGGCGTCGAGAAGGTCCGCGCGACGCTCGTCCGTCGCGGTGGCGACCCCGGCCAGACATCGCGTGGGCCGATCAACGACATCCTCCCGAATCCGGTGACGATTCCCTCCCACCACGGTCCCGACGTCGAGACCATCTTCCCCGATCTCGATATCGATACGCTCGGCATGAAGGTGCCCGCGACGCTGATGCACATGCACAGCCTCAACGTCACGTTGGAGGAGGAAGTCGACGCGGCCGACGTCCGCGAACTGTTCGCCGACGAGTCGCGCCTGTTCCTGATTCCCGAGCGGATGGACATCGACGGCAGCGGCAAACTCAAGGAGTACGCGCTGGACGCGGGCCGACCGCGCGGCGACATCTGGGAGAACTGCATCTGGGAGGAATCCGTCTCGACCGTCGGCCGGGATTGCTACCTGTTCCAGGGCATTCACCAGGAGAGCGACGTCGTCCCGGAGAACGTCGATGCCATTCGTGCCGTGACCGGCGCTGCCGACGCCGAGGAAAGCATCGAAACGACCAACGAGACGCTCGGGATCGGGTTCTAG
- a CDS encoding Hsp20/alpha crystallin family protein, translating to MRRDDRDEPFDDLFREIERMMNEMMNGADANVDFNSSSAVDNGFGMDTHVDIHETDDEVRVVADLPGVEKDNIELECDGDTLTISAESDHRQYDERVSLPTRVNEHSASATYNNGVLEVVFDRAEQSSDISLE from the coding sequence ATGCGCCGAGACGACCGCGACGAACCCTTCGACGACCTGTTTCGCGAGATCGAACGAATGATGAACGAGATGATGAACGGAGCCGATGCCAACGTCGATTTCAACTCCTCGAGTGCGGTCGACAACGGGTTCGGCATGGACACCCACGTCGACATCCACGAGACCGACGACGAGGTCCGCGTGGTCGCCGACCTCCCTGGCGTCGAAAAGGACAACATCGAACTCGAGTGCGACGGCGATACCCTGACGATCTCCGCGGAGAGCGACCACCGCCAGTACGACGAGCGCGTCTCGCTGCCGACCCGCGTCAACGAACACAGCGCATCGGCGACTTACAACAACGGCGTCCTCGAAGTCGTCTTCGATCGTGCCGAACAGTCCTCCGATATCAGTCTCGAGTAA